CATGGAGAGGTAATACTGCGCTGCATACTGTTCTTTCGCAATCTGACTATTAATAAGTTGTGCGATCTTTTGGCTAATCATAATATAAAATAGTTTTCACCAAATATACCCAAATAATCACTATAGGCATAAAAAAAGCGGAAAAACTTAAATTCTCCGCCTACTAAAAACATTAAAATTATGAACTAGTTTGCCGCTGGCATTTTCTTCATTCTGTGGGCTTTCATGCCAGTTTTTCTTGCCTGTGATTTTTCTTTTTGTTGGGCCTGCCATTTATCATATTGCGCTGGGGTGAGGATCTGCTTCATTTCGGTATCCCATTGTTGTTGCTGTGCCTTCATCGCATCCAAGCGGGCTTTTCTTTCGGCCTGTATCTGTGGGGCATTGCGGCGTCTTTCCTCCATTCTTTTATCCTGCATGGCTTTTATTCTGGCGGTTTGCGCATCCGAAAGCTGTAGGTCTGCCTGCATCATTTTCAGTTTTTCCGCTCTCTTCTGTTCCATCTGTGCCTGGTTTTTCTGTTGAAGCGCTGGGGACTGCTGTGCGTTCAGCATTAGACCGGCAAGAGCAAATATTGAACTAAGGATGATTTTTTTCATATCAGTATAATTTATTGTTGATTTATTTTTTTAATATGGTTTTGGAATTGAAGTTAAAACCATCGGTCACAAAGTTTTGTTAAAGCTCTTTAAACAAAAAGCAGCCCTGTAAAAACAAAACTGCTTTGAAAATCAATACTAAAACTATCACTTACTTATCTCGCCGTCAATCTTAGCCCGGGTGTGCGGGTTGAGTTGGGTGTCCTAAGCCCTGGTGAAGGGTTATTCTGGGTACCGGGAGCGTTTTCGATACTTCTTGTGGGGCGTCTTTACGTGGCGCAGCCTCATTCCGGAAGCCGCTGTTGCTGCCATTCTGGGGAACTGCCTGATTACGGAAGCCTCTATTTTCAGGCATATTCCTCACCTTTTCTTCGTTACCATTCCTGAAGCCTGAACTGGTATTGCTGTTCGGTTTGGCATCGTCGCGGAAACCGTTACCACGCGGCAAACTGCCGTTATTACCGTTATTGATACGCGGCGCATCCCGGAAGCCAAAATTGTTTCTTGGGTTTGCCTGGTGATACTTCACACGATCTACGCGGTATCTGTTCACGTTAATATCTCTGTAACGCGGCACTACATAGATGCGTGGGCTGTAATGCTGTACGCGATAATTCTGATAATATACAACAGGATTGTAACCGTTATAGTAACTGTTCTGGAAGATCACAAACACGCGCGGTCCCAGGATACGTTCAAGTGCGTAGAAACGGTCATAGTACCACCGGTCAGGGTTGTATCGGTAATATGAATTCCATGCGCTGAAGGAAGGGAACTGCTCGTTCAGCAAAATAATCTGTTGCATCTGCCAAGGTGCCAGTTGGTACATGGAGAAAAAGCGACTCCAGTTTACTTGCTGGATACTGCGGCGATAGTCGTTGTAATAACTCCGGTATAGATCATTGCTGTAATAATCAGTAGGATATTCGTAATAATAATCATCCGGAAAGTAAAATTCGTCATTGTAACGATCATAATATCCCATATTGTATTGGGAATTAGGACCTGAGGTAGGATAATAATCCTGATAAACCTGTGCGGACATCAATGTTGTACATAACACCGAAAGTCCCAAAAATATTTTTTTCATGTAAATGCCGTGTATTTGGTTAATTTAATGAAACACCGTTTCGGCTACTGCGTTCAGATGCTTCTGTCTTTTGGATGTATAAATAAAAAAGAAGTTAAACGCGTGGCTTAACTTCTGTATTCAATGTAAATAACGGATATTTATACTGTTTTCTTTAATTAGATTTAAACTCTGTTAGAATCTTTCACCCAACCGGCGATTTTTTCATTAAATCTTTCTTCGGTAATCAAACTTTCAAGCGTCAGGTGCATTCTGTAGCGCCAATAATGAGGGAAGACCGCTGGGATGTTGATGCGTTCCTCATCCATATGGGGATGCTGTAGTCCAGCTTCTGTAGCCAGATATTCCTGGATCGGGAAAATCGCCAACATAGCGTCATTATACAGATGTTGTTTCATGATAATTTCGGCGAGTTGAGGCTCCAGATTTAAAGGTGCGGTGCCTGCCTGCCCCAATTGGTGCTGGAAGTACTGTTGCGTAAGCTCCCGGTCCTCATGCCACCATTGCCGCAGGGTGCTGCTGTCATGGGAACTTGCCGTCACCACATTCATATAACCGGCATTCTTAGGATCATACCACAAGATGTTCTCGGATGGCATCCGCTGTACCTTCAGGGCGGTAATGGCCAAACGATCCATCACTATAGGTACCGCATCGGGCACCAATCCCAAGTCCTCACCACAAATCAGCATATCGGTCGCATTCAGGATTACCGGCAGCTTCTCCATGGCCTGTTCGTACCAAAGCCCATCCTGTCTTTTGAAGAAATAATCGTTATAAAGTTCACTTACCGCATATTTCTCATGATCGGACAGATATTTATAAGAAGTCGTTTTCATGATATTGAAACGCGGGTGATACACACGTTCGCCATCAGCAGTTTCTTCCGTTAAAAACAATACATTGGCGCAGAGCGAAATTAGTTTTTCCTGTGCCCACGGATGCGGATTTTCCTTGAAATATTCTGTAAGTTTCCGCTGGGTGTTATATTCTTCCTTAAAGGTATATCGCCCATTAAAATGGTTATTCATGAATTGCTGATGAATCGCATCGCGCTCACTGCCAAACTCATCCCAAAGGATCTGGTCATTAATGAAAGGCTCACAGTACCGGTTTTCGTCAAACGGAATGTTCCTGGCCTGGAACTCGCTTGTACGAACTGGCACCGCAGGATAAAAATAGCCTAAAATACCCTGTGTGGCACTCATAGGCATCCTCCAGATCCGGAAGAAACCTAATATATGGTCAATCCGCATCGCGTCGAAATATTGTTCCAGCGCTTTGAAACGGTTTTTCCACCAGCGATAGCCATCTTTTTTCATCGCTTCCCAATTGTAGGTCGGGAACTCCCAGTTTTGTCCCAAATCGGTGAACTGATCTGGTGGTGCGCCAGCCTGAAAATCCATACCGAAGAGTTCAGGCTCCGTCCAGGCTTCCACAGAATATCGGTAAATACCAATCGGCAAATCACCTTTTACAGAAATCCCGAGGGTATGTGTATAATCAATGGCTTCTTTTAATTGTATATGCAATTGGTATTGCACCCAGGCATGCAGCATCGCGGCCTCGAAATCCTTACTTTTCGGACTGAAGAATGGTTGTATTTTCCCTGCGATGTATTTCCGGTGGGTTTTCCAGGTATTGAAGTTAGGCGTGTTGTATTTGTCGCGCTGTACACAGAAAGCGCTGTATGGCAACAGCCATTCTTCATTTGACTTCATGAATTTCTTGAAATTCCGGTCTTTTAGGATTTCATCAATGTTTTGTGCGAAAACCGCTTTTAAATACTTCCATTTGGCGGTAATCATTTTTTCATAATCAATGAGGCTCAGTTGATTAAGCGACTGTCTTTCAGCCTCAAACTGAGGTACAAGTTCAGCCGGGATCGGATAATCGAGTCTTGAAAGAGAAATATACTGCGGATGCAGCGCATACACTGAGATCGCGGCGTAAGGATAAGAATCTGTCCAGGAATAATTTGCAGTCGTATCGTTGATCGGCAGAATCTGCAATATTGATAGATTAGTTTTTTTCGCCCAATCAGCCAGATTTTTAAGATCCTCGAACTCACCTACACCAAAACCGTTTTCAGTTCTTAACGCAAAAACCGGCACGGCCACCCCTGCAGCGTGGTACATTTCTTCGCCCCGGAAACGG
This DNA window, taken from Chryseobacterium sp. 6424, encodes the following:
- a CDS encoding 4-alpha-glucanotransferase, producing the protein MKLYFNINFNTKPGENLHISIQDRDGHSIVKPLVYKEKGDWYGEVDYFSRSISYLYLVTDDAGQILEKELASHQLSFPHLYSEFNIYDSWNAKNFPENYLNNKILKNKLSGFRPEKISVLKKHTHLFRIEAPLYHPNWQIAILGGNEALGNWDASQAVIMSQTDYGVWEVPVELVANEEISYKYAIRDFTTGEILNMEYGEDRKVKPNTDSEVLQIVADHYYRFRGEEMYHAAGVAVPVFALRTENGFGVGEFEDLKNLADWAKKTNLSILQILPINDTTANYSWTDSYPYAAISVYALHPQYISLSRLDYPIPAELVPQFEAERQSLNQLSLIDYEKMITAKWKYLKAVFAQNIDEILKDRNFKKFMKSNEEWLLPYSAFCVQRDKYNTPNFNTWKTHRKYIAGKIQPFFSPKSKDFEAAMLHAWVQYQLHIQLKEAIDYTHTLGISVKGDLPIGIYRYSVEAWTEPELFGMDFQAGAPPDQFTDLGQNWEFPTYNWEAMKKDGYRWWKNRFKALEQYFDAMRIDHILGFFRIWRMPMSATQGILGYFYPAVPVRTSEFQARNIPFDENRYCEPFINDQILWDEFGSERDAIHQQFMNNHFNGRYTFKEEYNTQRKLTEYFKENPHPWAQEKLISLCANVLFLTEETADGERVYHPRFNIMKTTSYKYLSDHEKYAVSELYNDYFFKRQDGLWYEQAMEKLPVILNATDMLICGEDLGLVPDAVPIVMDRLAITALKVQRMPSENILWYDPKNAGYMNVVTASSHDSSTLRQWWHEDRELTQQYFQHQLGQAGTAPLNLEPQLAEIIMKQHLYNDAMLAIFPIQEYLATEAGLQHPHMDEERINIPAVFPHYWRYRMHLTLESLITEERFNEKIAGWVKDSNRV